In Scomber japonicus isolate fScoJap1 chromosome 7, fScoJap1.pri, whole genome shotgun sequence, one genomic interval encodes:
- the gabra5 gene encoding gamma-aminobutyric acid receptor subunit alpha-5 codes for MGDGMCYSFAMRRLWVCVLLVSITCRLSLSQDVTGTPKEAELNDNITIFTRILDGLLDGYDNRLRPGLGEKVTEIKTNIFVTSFGPVSDTEMEYTIDVFFRQSWKDERLCFKGPMEMLPLNNLLASNIWTPDTFFLNGKKSIAHNMTTPNKLLRLKDDGTLLYTMRLTISAECPMQLEDFPMDAHACPLKFGSYAYPVSEVVYTWTQGAAKSVVVAEEGSRLNQYHLIGQTAGTEDIYTSRGQYTVMMAHFYLKRKIGYFVIQTYMPCFMTVILSQVSFWLNRESVPARTVFGVTTVLTMTTLSISARNSLPKVAYATAMDWFIAVCYAFVFSALIEFATVNYFTKRSWAWDGKKAMEAQQPKKKDPLGLSKKPNNSCSAGVNYTTNLTKDASISTISNSTAVQLKPSETKAPDPKKTYNSVSKIDKMSRIVFPVLFGTFNLVYWATYLNREPVIKGAE; via the exons ATGGGCGATGGAATGTGTTACAGCTTTGCAATGAGACGTCTGTGGGTCTGTGTCTTGCTTGTGAGCATCACCTGCCGTCTGAG CCTCTCCCAGGATGTGACTGGAACTCCCAAAGAGGCAGAGTTAAATGACAATATTACCATATTCACACGCATTCTGGATGGACTGCTGGACGGTTATGACAACAGACTCCGCCCTGGACTGGGAG AAAAGGTGACAGAGATCAAAACTAACATCTTTGTCACAAGTTTTGGTCCAGTCTCTGACACTGAAATG GAATACACTATCGATGTGTTCTTTCGTCAAAGCTGGAAAGATGAAAGACTTTGCTTTAAAGGCCCAATGGAGATGCTTCCTCTGAATAACCTTCTGGCCAGTAACATCTGGACTCCGGACACTTTCTTCCTCAACGGGAAGAAATCCATCGCTCATAATATGACTACACCGAACAAGCTGCTCCGGCTGAAAGACGATGGGACTCTTCTTTATACCATGAG ACTGACTATATCAGCAGAATGCCCCATGCAACTGGAGGATTTCCCAATGGATGCCCATGCTTGCCCCCTGAAATTTGGAAGCT ATGCGTATCCAGTCTCGGAGGTGGTCTACACGTGGACCCAGGGAGCAGCCAAGTCAGTGGTGGTGGCAGAGGAAGGCTCACGACTCAATCAGTATCACCTGATAGGTCAGACAGCGGGGACAGAGGACATTTACACCAGCCGAG GTCAATACACCGTGATGATGGCTCACTTTTACCTGAAGAGGAAGATTGGCTACTTTGTCATTCAGACCTACATGCCTTGCTTCATGACTGTAATCCTGTCCCAAGTTTCCTTTTGGCTCAACAGGGAGTCTGTGCCAGCGCGGACAGTCTTTG GTGTGACCACAGTCCTGACCATGACCACTCTCAGCATCAGCGCTCGAAACTCACTGCCTAAGGTGGCTTACGCTACTGCCATGGACTGGTTCATTGCAGTGTGCTATGCCTTTGTCTTCTCTGCCCTCATTGAATTCGCCACAGTTAACTACTTCACAAAGAGGAGCTGGGCCTGGGATGGAAAAAAGGCAATGGAGGCCCAACAACCCAag aaAAAGGACCCTCTGGGTCTTTCtaaaaaaccaaacaacagCTGTTCAGCTGGTGTGAATTACACAACCAACCTTACGAAGGACGCATCCATCTCTACCATTTCAAATAGCACGGCTGTTCAGCTAAAGCCATCTGAAACCAAGGCCCCAGACCCCAAAAAGACTTACAACAGCGTGAGCAAGATTGACAAGATGTCGAGGATAGTGTTTCCGGTACTGTTTGGGACCTTCAACCTTGTGTACTGGGCCACGTATCTCAATAGGGAACCAGTGATCAAAGGAGCCGAGTAA